The following proteins come from a genomic window of Crassostrea angulata isolate pt1a10 chromosome 1, ASM2561291v2, whole genome shotgun sequence:
- the LOC128155251 gene encoding uncharacterized protein LOC128155251 isoform X2: MGRLEVIHIGVSLLAFLCILECAVSADQMTEKCTEASVLINNITATTPRDNDGCVMQFSTKRGTCCLIGAKLNQREHFKGRFFIEKKCYKLKCLYNKKKKWEKCKCQVNKDLFVDDDDDDDDDDDDDDDDDDNDDN; the protein is encoded by the exons ATGGGGAGGCTGGAAGTGATACACATAGGCGTTAGCCTTCTAGCCTTCCTTTGTATTTTGGAATGCGCGGTGTCCGCAGATCAAATGACAGAAAAGTGCACTGAAGCAAGCGTTTTGATAAATAACATCACTGCAACAACACCAAGGGATAACGATGGATGTGTAATGCAATTTTCTACCAAAAGGGGAACTTGCTGTCTAATTGGAGCAAAACTGAACCAACGAGAACATTTCAAAGGCCGGTTTTTTATTGAGAAGAAATGTTATAAGCTCAAATGCCTCTATAACAAAAAGAAGAAGTGGGAAAAATGCAAATGTCAAGTGAATAAG GATTTATTCGttgatgacgatgatgatgacgacgacgacgatgatgatgatgatgatgacgacgacAACGATGACAACtga
- the LOC128155251 gene encoding uncharacterized protein LOC128155251 isoform X1, with protein sequence MGRLEVIHIGVSLLAFLCILECAVSADQMTEKCTEASVLINNITATTPRDNDGCVMQFSTKRGTCCLIGAKLNQREHFKGRFFIEKKCYKLKCLYNKKKKWEKCKCQVNKVKLPKKKKNKKRKKPKVKTTTTTTPKPISSTPSTTPRPSTSSKPPSMPLSKTPPRLQGQVLRNPVRIVGPPPLMPQAPIGKPTPLPPAPTTSPKGKPCVFPGTGVQIPPGREIPALNKKIGRKCWSAYCSNDGNIVFDEYECPDDLDLTTSIGLGSTRPFRFMTIVPGEEE encoded by the coding sequence ATGGGGAGGCTGGAAGTGATACACATAGGCGTTAGCCTTCTAGCCTTCCTTTGTATTTTGGAATGCGCGGTGTCCGCAGATCAAATGACAGAAAAGTGCACTGAAGCAAGCGTTTTGATAAATAACATCACTGCAACAACACCAAGGGATAACGATGGATGTGTAATGCAATTTTCTACCAAAAGGGGAACTTGCTGTCTAATTGGAGCAAAACTGAACCAACGAGAACATTTCAAAGGCCGGTTTTTTATTGAGAAGAAATGTTATAAGCTCAAATGCCTCTATAACAAAAAGAAGAAGTGGGAAAAATGCAAATGTCAAGTGAATAAGGTAAAGTTgccaaagaaaaagaaaaataagaaacgTAAAAAACCTAAAGTAAaaacaacaacgacaacaacacCAAAACCCATTTCATCTACTCCTTCAACAACTCCGAGACCTTCGACAAGTTCAAAACCACCATCGATGCCACTCTCTAAAACGCCCCCACGTTTGCAGGGACAAGTTCTCAGAAACCCAGTACGAATAGTTGGACCTCCCCCCTTAATGCCCCAAGCTCCAATAGGAAAACCAACGCCTTTGCCCCCTGCTCCGACAACGAGTCCTAAGGGAAAACCATGTGTCTTTCCGGGGACAGGGGTACAAATTCCACCGGGACGTGAAATTCCGGCGCTAAATAAGAAAATAGGTCGGAAATGCTGGTCTGCCTATTGCTCCAATGATGGGAATATTGTGTTTGACGAATATGAATGCCCGGATGATCTAGATTTAACAACTTCTATCGGTTTAGGATCAACGCGACCATTTCGTTTCATGACAATTGTACCTGGAGAGGAGGAGTAA